The Hugenholtzia roseola DSM 9546 genomic sequence TTGCGCATCATAGATGCCACAGCGGAGCGTTTGGGGCTTAATCCGAATAAGGTACTTATCAATATCCAACGTTACGGCAATACCACCAACGGCACTATTCCCCTCTGCCTCTGGGATTTTGAATCACAGTTTAAAAAAGGCGACAACTTAGTTTTAGCCGCTTTCGGTGGCGGCTTCACTTGGGGTGCAGCTTATCTCAAATGGGCATACTAATTTTTGCAGTTTTTTGTCGTAAAAGTGCAATTCGCTGATTTTAAATAAAATCTCGAAAAAAGTTTGTAGCTTTGCCCCTCAATCTATCAAGCAAAGGCAAATCGAGAGCCACACGCGCCTTTTCTCACCTTTTAAAAGGGGCAATGTCGCTGGTTGTTTTCGGTTCTTGTCGCTGCTTTTTATTTGTCAGATTTAAAAGACTTAGCCATACTACTTTGTTTTTTCAAATCTCAAATATCCTTTCTTTCTTTACAAAAGCCTTATTCCCTTTATACTCCATATCTTATGGCAACGACGGCAGATATCAGAAACGGACTTTGCATCGTACATAACAACGACCTCTTTATCATTACAGAATTTTTGCACGTAAAACCGGGCAAAGGACCTGCTTTTGTGCGCACCAAACTTCGCAATGTCAAGACAGGGCGCGTCATTGACAATACCTTTTCGGCAGGTCATAAAATTACGACTGTGCGCGTAGAACGCCGCCCCTATCAGTTCCTCTATCGCGAGGGCGAGGGCTTTAATTTTATGCACAACGAAACCTTCGAGCAGGTCTATGTGCCTGAACACATGGTAGAGCGTTCGGAATTTATGAAAGAGGGGCAAATTGTAGAAATGATGGTCAATGCCGAAAATGAAGAAGTCCTCACCTGTGAATTGCCCTCACACGTAGAGCTTGCCATTACGTATAGCGAGCCGGGCGTAAAAGGTGATACAGCGACCAATGCTACCAAAAAAGCGACCTTAGAAACGGGAGCAGAAATTCAAGTGCCACTCTTTATCAACGAAGGCGATGTCATCAAAATTGACACCGAAAAACGTTCGTATGTAGAGCGTGTGCGCAAGTAATAAGCACGCCTTTATAGCGCAACCATTGACATAAAGGCGCGAGCCTATCTGCAAGGTCTTTTTGAAGGTTCGAAACGTAGCAATGATACCTTTCAGATGGGTTCGCTTGATGGCTTACTTTTAATCTCTTTTGCTATGTCTATCAAAAAGAAAGCACCCCAAAAACATAGTCTTGAAAATCATAGTCTTGACACTAATCTTCCCAACGCCATGAATTTACAACCCAAAGAAATCCAAGATTTAATAGACTTTATCGCTGGTACAGGGCTGGCAGAAGTCAATATCGAAACGGAAAAATTCAAACTTAGCATCAAGCGCAACGCCGACGTGGTGATGACGAGTGCGCCCATGCAGATGGCTGCTCCCCTTGCGGCTGCTCCCGTAGCACCTGCACCTGTGGCTGCTACCCAAACGGCTGCCCCTGCTGCTGCCGAAAAAGCCGCCACCACAGACGAAAGCCGCTACATTGCGGTCAAGTCGCCGATGATAGGTACTTTTTATCGCGCTTCAAGCCCCGAAGCCGAGCCTTTTGCCAAAGTGGGCAGCAAGATTGAAAAAGGAAAGCCCATTTGCATCATCGAGGCAATGAAACTCTTTAATGAAATTGAGTCAGATGTAAGCGGAACAGTGGTCAAGGTGTTGGTAGAAAATGCCTCGCCTGTGGAATACGACCAAGTCTTGTTCTTAGTCGACCCCGCCTAAGCCCCTTTCGCGCCCTTTGCAAAGCGACCCTTTGCCCTCTTTTTTCTTTGGTGCTTTTTCGCACCCCGATTCATTGCACGACCCAACGACCGAACCGTCCCATGTTTCAAAAAATACTCATTGCCAATCGCGGCGAAATTGCCCTTCGTATCATTCGCACCTGCAAGGAAATGGGCATCAAGACCGTCGCCGTCTATTCCACCGCCGACAAAGAGAGCCTACACGTCCGCTTTGCCGACGAAGCGGTCTGTATTGGCGCACCCGCCAGCCGCCTATCTTACCTCAATATGCCCCACCTGATTGCAGCGGCAGAAATCACCAACGCCGATGCCATTCACCCAGGCTATGGCTTTCTTTCGGAAAATGCGCAATTTTCGGCTATCTGTCAGGAGCATGGCATCAAATTTATTGGTGCTTCGCCCGAAATGATTGAAAAGATGGGCGATAAATCTACTGCCAAAGCCACTGTAAAAGCGGCAGGCGTGCCTACCGTACCCGGTTCGGAAGGACTTTTAAAGTCGGCAGAAGAAGGCATGCAACTTGCCAAAGAAATTGGCTACCCCGTCATGATTAAAGCCACAGCAGGCGGCGGCGGCAGAGGCATGCGCCTTATCAAAGAAGAAGCCGAATTTAAAAAAGCTTGGGACGACGCTACCCAAGAAGCGACCGCAGCCTTCGGAAATGGCGGTCTGTATTTAGAAAAATTCGTGGAAGAACCACGACACGTAGAAATTCAGGTCTTCGGCGACGGAAAGGGAGAAGCCTGCCACCTTTCTGAAAGAGATTGTTCTATCCAACGCCGCCACCAAAAATTAGTAGAAGAAACGCCTTCGCCTATCATGACCCCCGAATTGCGCGACAAAATGGGCGCAGCCGCTGTTTCAGTCGCAAAGGCTATCAATTACGAAGGTGCAGGAACAGTGGAGTTTTTAGTGGATAAGTATAATAATTTCTATTTTATGGAAATGAATACCCGTATCCAAGTGGAACACCCCGTAACCGAAGAAGTTACGGATTTTGACTTAGTAAAAGAGCAAATCAAATTAGCCGCAGGGCTACCCATGTCGGGGCGAAATTACTATCCCAAAAGGTTTAGCCTCGAATGTAGAATCAATGCCGAAGACCCCGCTAATGGTTTCAGACCCTCGCCGGGCAAAATTACAAATCTACACATTCCGGGCGGACACGGTATCCGTGTAGATTCGCACGTCTATGCGGGCTATGTCATTCCACCCCACTACGATTCTATGATTGCCAAACTCATTTCCGTAGGGCAGACGCGCGAGGAAACTATCGTCAGAATGAAACGCGCCTTAGAGGAGTTTGTCATTGAAGGCATCAAAACCACGATTCCGTTCCACCTCAAATTGATGGACGACCCACAATTTAAGGCAGGGAATTTCACGACCAAGTTCCTCGAAACCTTCGACTTTTCAGACCTTAAATAAGGTTGTGAAAGCTATCAGGGAGCGCGTAATTTTAAACCCTAAGCGTCTGGAAGGCACTTAGGGTTTTGGTTCATATCTAAACTTTGAAAACATAAAGATAGAAAATTTCATGAAACACAATCTCATTGAGGAACTGCGTTGGCGCGGCATGTTGCAAGACCTGACCCCTGAAACAGAGGAGCAGTTGCAAAAAGAAATTACAATAGGATATATCGGCTTCGACCCTACGGCAGATTCGCTTCATATCGGCAATTTGGCAACGCTCATGCTTTTGGTGCAATTGCAACGAGCAGGACACAAGCCTATCGCCTTAGTAGGTGGCGCAACGGGTATGATTGGCGACCCTTCGGGCAAATCTGCCGAGCGCAACCTTTTAGACGAAGCCACACTTGCACACAACCAAGCCTGTATCACCAAACAGTTGCGCCAATTTCTTTCTTTTGAAGGTGAAAATGCCGCCGAAGTAGTTAATAATTACGACTGGTTTAAAAATATTTCTTTTCTACAATTTTTGCGCGAAGCAGGCAAGCACCTGACCGTCAATTATATGATGGCGAAAGATTCGGTTAAGAAAAGGCTTGAAACAGGACTTTCTTTTACTGAATTTTCTTACCAACTCTTGCAGGCTTACGATTTTTACTGGTTGTATGAAAATAAAGGCGTGAAGTTGCAAATGGGCGGCTCCGACCAATGGGGCAACATTACCTCTGGAACGGAATTTATCCGTCGCATTGGCGGCGGCTCGGCTTTTGCCCTCACCTGTCCTTTGGTTACAAAAGCCGACGGAACAAAATTTGGCAAATCAGAAGGCGGTAATATCTGGCTCGATGCACAAAAAACTTCGCCTTATCAATTCTACCAATTTTGGCTCAATGTAGCAGACGAAGATGCACCACGTATGATTCGCGTCTTTACACTTTTAGACCAAAAAACGATAGAAAATTTGGAAGCCGAACACAAAGCCACGCCTCACTTGCGCTTATTGCAAAAAGAATTGGCTGCCCAAGTTACAAAAATGGTGCATGGGGAAGATGCCTTAGCAAAAGCCATCGAAGCCTCCGAAATTTTATTTGGCAAGGCAACTACCGAAATTTTGGAAAAATTAGATGAAAATACGCTTTTGGAAGTCTTCAAAGATGTACCCAACTTGGAAGTAAGTAAGCAGGATTTCGAGGCTGCCCCCAACGTATTGGAACTTTTGGCTACCCAATTAGAAAAGCAAATTTTCCCTTCCAAAGGAGAAGCGCGAAAAATGATTCTGGGCGGCGGCGTGAGTTTGAATCAAAACAAAATCACCGACCCCAATCAAGCCCTCGACCTAAACTTGCTACAAGGCAAGTATATTTTGATACAAAAAGGCAAGAAAAATTATTACCTTTTGAAAATAATAGCCTAAATTCCTACCGAAAAGAACCTATAAGACTTAAAACCTTATAGGTTC encodes the following:
- the accC gene encoding acetyl-CoA carboxylase biotin carboxylase subunit, translated to MFQKILIANRGEIALRIIRTCKEMGIKTVAVYSTADKESLHVRFADEAVCIGAPASRLSYLNMPHLIAAAEITNADAIHPGYGFLSENAQFSAICQEHGIKFIGASPEMIEKMGDKSTAKATVKAAGVPTVPGSEGLLKSAEEGMQLAKEIGYPVMIKATAGGGGRGMRLIKEEAEFKKAWDDATQEATAAFGNGGLYLEKFVEEPRHVEIQVFGDGKGEACHLSERDCSIQRRHQKLVEETPSPIMTPELRDKMGAAAVSVAKAINYEGAGTVEFLVDKYNNFYFMEMNTRIQVEHPVTEEVTDFDLVKEQIKLAAGLPMSGRNYYPKRFSLECRINAEDPANGFRPSPGKITNLHIPGGHGIRVDSHVYAGYVIPPHYDSMIAKLISVGQTREETIVRMKRALEEFVIEGIKTTIPFHLKLMDDPQFKAGNFTTKFLETFDFSDLK
- the tyrS gene encoding tyrosine--tRNA ligase; this translates as MKHNLIEELRWRGMLQDLTPETEEQLQKEITIGYIGFDPTADSLHIGNLATLMLLVQLQRAGHKPIALVGGATGMIGDPSGKSAERNLLDEATLAHNQACITKQLRQFLSFEGENAAEVVNNYDWFKNISFLQFLREAGKHLTVNYMMAKDSVKKRLETGLSFTEFSYQLLQAYDFYWLYENKGVKLQMGGSDQWGNITSGTEFIRRIGGGSAFALTCPLVTKADGTKFGKSEGGNIWLDAQKTSPYQFYQFWLNVADEDAPRMIRVFTLLDQKTIENLEAEHKATPHLRLLQKELAAQVTKMVHGEDALAKAIEASEILFGKATTEILEKLDENTLLEVFKDVPNLEVSKQDFEAAPNVLELLATQLEKQIFPSKGEARKMILGGGVSLNQNKITDPNQALDLNLLQGKYILIQKGKKNYYLLKIIA
- the accB gene encoding acetyl-CoA carboxylase biotin carboxyl carrier protein, with protein sequence MNLQPKEIQDLIDFIAGTGLAEVNIETEKFKLSIKRNADVVMTSAPMQMAAPLAAAPVAPAPVAATQTAAPAAAEKAATTDESRYIAVKSPMIGTFYRASSPEAEPFAKVGSKIEKGKPICIIEAMKLFNEIESDVSGTVVKVLVENASPVEYDQVLFLVDPA
- the efp gene encoding elongation factor P translates to MATTADIRNGLCIVHNNDLFIITEFLHVKPGKGPAFVRTKLRNVKTGRVIDNTFSAGHKITTVRVERRPYQFLYREGEGFNFMHNETFEQVYVPEHMVERSEFMKEGQIVEMMVNAENEEVLTCELPSHVELAITYSEPGVKGDTATNATKKATLETGAEIQVPLFINEGDVIKIDTEKRSYVERVRK